From the Rhodococcus sp. NBC_00297 genome, one window contains:
- the ftsH gene encoding ATP-dependent zinc metalloprotease FtsH yields the protein MNRKTLFRNLAIVAGILLVIFAFSYFGDDTRGWKSVDTSVAVAQLDDQNVQTAQIDDREQQVRLTLKSGNDATGNETQIISQYPDAASQQIFDKVAASGAESYDTEVTQDSWFTSILVFLLPMIILLGIFIFVMSRMQGGGRGGVMGFGKSKAKQLTKDMPKTTFADVAGANEAVEELYEIKDFLQNPARYQALGAKIPRGVLLYGPPGTGKTLLARAVAGEAGVPFFTISGSDFVEMFVGVGASRVRDLFEQAKQNSPCIIFVDEIDAVGRQRGAGLGGGHDEREQTLNQLLVEMDGFGERTGVILIAATNRPDILDPALLRPGRFDRQIPVGAPDLAGRRAILAVHSKGKPIAQDADLEGLAKRTVGMSGADLANVINEAALLTARENGTVVTEAALEESVDRVIGGPRRKSRIISEHERKITAYHEGGHTLAAWAMPDIEPIYKVTILARGRTGGHAMTVPEDDKGLMTRSEMIARLVMAMGGRAAEELVFHEPTTGASSDIDQATKIARAMVTEYGMSSKLGAVRYGQEQGDPFLGRSMGVQSDYSHEVAREIDGEVRNLIEAAHTEAWAILNDYRDVLDILATELLERETLTRKDLEKIFTGVEKRPRITAFNDFGDRVPSSKPPVKTPRELATERGEPWPPVSIVKEPSYAGQAQNGQAQNGQNGHAQNGHGQNGHGQNGQGQNGSTPNGQGGAHRGGRPGSSMPDYGAPAGWSAPGWPPRENEAPRYPEPQGYGQPQGYGQPQGYGQPQGYGQPQGYGQPQGQGDPQGYQGPRGYQEPRGYDEPQPYQEPQPYQEPQPYREPQAYQEPQPYQEPYQDPQPYGQYPGSGVGEPAQPEPRYRNPQNPEGQYQPPRDEAEDPQLPPNTQRWEGPDAR from the coding sequence ATGAACCGCAAGACTTTGTTCCGCAACCTGGCGATAGTCGCCGGCATCCTGTTGGTGATCTTCGCCTTCAGCTACTTCGGCGACGACACGCGGGGGTGGAAGAGTGTCGACACGTCGGTCGCCGTCGCGCAGCTCGACGACCAGAACGTGCAGACCGCGCAGATCGACGACCGTGAGCAGCAGGTTCGTCTGACGCTGAAGAGCGGCAACGACGCCACCGGCAACGAGACGCAGATCATCTCGCAGTACCCGGACGCCGCGTCGCAGCAGATTTTCGACAAGGTCGCCGCGTCGGGTGCCGAGAGCTACGACACCGAGGTGACGCAGGACAGCTGGTTCACGTCGATCCTGGTGTTCCTGCTCCCGATGATCATCCTGCTGGGCATCTTCATCTTCGTGATGTCGCGCATGCAGGGCGGCGGGCGTGGCGGTGTGATGGGCTTCGGCAAGTCCAAGGCCAAGCAGCTCACCAAGGACATGCCGAAGACGACGTTCGCGGACGTGGCAGGCGCGAACGAAGCGGTCGAAGAGCTGTACGAGATCAAGGACTTCCTGCAGAACCCGGCCCGCTACCAGGCACTCGGCGCGAAGATCCCCCGCGGCGTGCTGCTCTACGGCCCTCCCGGAACCGGCAAGACGCTGCTCGCCCGCGCCGTCGCCGGTGAGGCCGGCGTGCCGTTCTTCACCATCTCCGGTTCCGACTTCGTCGAGATGTTCGTCGGTGTCGGTGCCTCACGTGTGCGCGACCTGTTCGAGCAGGCCAAGCAGAACAGCCCCTGCATCATCTTCGTCGACGAGATCGACGCCGTCGGTCGCCAGCGCGGCGCCGGTCTGGGCGGCGGACACGACGAGCGCGAGCAGACGCTCAACCAGCTGCTCGTCGAGATGGACGGCTTCGGTGAGCGCACCGGCGTCATCCTCATCGCCGCGACCAACCGCCCCGACATCCTCGATCCCGCCCTGCTGCGCCCGGGCCGTTTCGACAGGCAGATCCCGGTCGGCGCCCCCGACCTCGCAGGACGCCGCGCGATTCTCGCGGTGCACTCGAAGGGCAAGCCGATCGCGCAGGACGCCGACCTCGAGGGTCTGGCCAAGCGCACCGTCGGCATGTCGGGCGCGGATCTCGCGAACGTCATCAACGAGGCCGCACTGCTCACGGCGCGGGAGAACGGCACCGTGGTCACCGAGGCCGCCCTCGAGGAGTCGGTGGACCGCGTCATCGGCGGACCTCGACGCAAGAGCCGCATCATCAGTGAGCACGAGCGCAAGATCACGGCGTACCACGAGGGTGGTCACACCCTCGCGGCGTGGGCGATGCCCGACATCGAGCCGATCTACAAGGTCACCATCCTCGCCCGCGGCCGCACCGGTGGTCACGCGATGACGGTGCCGGAGGACGACAAGGGCCTGATGACGCGCTCCGAGATGATCGCGCGCCTCGTCATGGCGATGGGCGGCCGCGCTGCCGAGGAGCTCGTCTTCCACGAGCCGACCACGGGAGCGTCGTCCGACATCGACCAGGCGACCAAGATCGCTCGCGCCATGGTCACCGAGTACGGCATGAGCAGCAAGCTCGGCGCCGTCCGGTACGGCCAGGAGCAGGGCGATCCGTTCCTGGGCCGCTCGATGGGCGTCCAGTCCGACTACTCGCACGAGGTCGCGCGGGAGATCGACGGGGAGGTGCGCAACCTCATCGAGGCCGCGCACACCGAGGCGTGGGCCATCCTGAACGACTACCGCGACGTCCTCGACATCCTGGCCACCGAGCTGCTCGAGCGCGAGACACTCACGCGCAAGGATCTGGAGAAGATCTTCACCGGCGTCGAGAAGCGTCCCCGCATCACCGCGTTCAACGACTTCGGTGATCGAGTTCCGTCGTCCAAGCCCCCGGTGAAGACGCCGCGCGAGCTCGCGACCGAGCGCGGGGAGCCGTGGCCCCCCGTCTCGATCGTCAAGGAGCCGAGCTACGCCGGCCAGGCCCAGAACGGCCAGGCACAGAACGGCCAGAACGGCCACGCCCAGAACGGGCACGGCCAGAACGGTCACGGTCAGAACGGGCAGGGCCAGAACGGGTCGACCCCGAACGGTCAGGGTGGCGCACATCGCGGCGGCCGTCCCGGCTCCTCGATGCCCGACTACGGCGCACCGGCCGGCTGGTCCGCACCGGGATGGCCTCCTCGCGAGAACGAGGCACCTCGGTACCCGGAGCCGCAGGGTTACGGCCAGCCGCAGGGTTACGGCCAGCCGCAGGGTTACGGCCAGCCCCAGGGTTACGGCCAGCCCCAGGGATACGGGCAGCCGCAGGGTCAGGGTGACCCGCAGGGCTACCAGGGTCCGCGTGGGTACCAGGAACCGCGCGGCTACGACGAGCCCCAGCCCTACCAGGAACCGCAGCCCTACCAGGAACCCCAGCCCTATCGGGAACCGCAGGCGTACCAGGAACCCCAGCCCTATCAGGAGCCGTACCAGGATCCGCAGCCGTACGGGCAGTACCCCGGTTCGGGTGTGGGGGAGCCGGCTCAGCCCGAGCCGCGTTACCGCAACCCGCAGAACCCGGAGGGGCAGTACCAGCCTCCGCGTGACGAGGCCGAGGATCCCCAGCTGCCGCCGAACACCCAGCGGTGGGAGGGCCCGGACGCGCGCTAG